One Carassius gibelio isolate Cgi1373 ecotype wild population from Czech Republic chromosome A20, carGib1.2-hapl.c, whole genome shotgun sequence DNA segment encodes these proteins:
- the LOC127938202 gene encoding carbonyl reductase family member 4-like, producing the protein MEGVKGNSGQCVYSTSKAGFTCSLAKEVATRNIPVNLVAPGFIRTEMTAGLEKEEAVRKIPLGRFGEPAEVAVLFLLESPSITGQALLVDGGLQLAL; encoded by the exons GGTGTGAAGGGTAACTCCGGTCAGTGTGTGTACAGCACCAGTAAAGCCGGATTCACATGCTCACTGGCGAAGGAAGTTGCTACCCGGAATATACCAGTGAACTTGGTGGCTCCAG GATTCATTCGGACAGAGATGACGGCAGGGCTGGAGAAGGAAGAAGCGGTGAGAAAAATTCCACTGGGCCGTTTTGGGGAACCTGCAGAGGTGGCTGTTCTTTTCCTCCTGGAGTCTCCTTCTATCACAGGACAGGCTCTGCTGGTGGATGGAGGACTACAGCTGGCATTGTGA